One genomic window of Lepeophtheirus salmonis chromosome 5, UVic_Lsal_1.4, whole genome shotgun sequence includes the following:
- the RpL18A gene encoding large ribosomal subunit protein eL20, with translation MRAKGNLKEYCVIGRKLPTEKEQVTSLYRMRIFAPDDVVAKSRFWYFLRQLRKFKKTTGEIVSVKLIKEKRPLRVKNFGIWLRYDSRSGTHNMYREYRDLNVSDAVTQCYRDMGARHRARAHSIQIIKVEPVHSSVCRRPLVKQMHDSKIRFPLPSRVQKSGGSLFKARRPNTYYL, from the exons ATGAGAGCCAAGGGAAACTTGAAGGAATACTGCGTGATCGGGCGTAAATTGCCCACTGAGAAGGAGCAAGTTACTTCTCTCTATCGTATGAGAATCTTTGCTCCTGACGATGTCGTCGCTAAATCTCGGTTTTGGTACTTTCTTCGTCAACTCAGGAAGTTCAAGAAGACTACTGGAGAAATCGTCTCTGTTAAGTTGATCAAGGAGAAGAGACCCTTAAGAGTGAAGAACTTTGGCATTTGGTTGAG GTATGACTCCCGTTCCGGAACACATAACATGTACCGTGAATACCGTGACCTCAACGTATCTGACGCGGTTACTCAATGCTACCGTGATATGGGAGCTCGTCATCGTGCTCGTGCTCACTCAATCCAAATCATTAAGGTTGAGCCTGTACACTCTTCCGTCTGCAGAAGACCCCTCGTAAAACAGATGCACGACTCCAAAATCCGGTTCCCATTACCTTCGCGGGTACAAAAATCTGGAGGATCTCTCTTCAAGGCCAGGAGACCCAACACCTACTATTTGTAA